The nucleotide window AACAAGATCTGGCCGGAATAATAATAATGGCAGGAAATGCTCGTCCATTAGAGGATATGCTTCTTGAACAGAGCAGATATCTTTCTGAAATTAGTGTTTCACAAGGAGGGTTAACAGATGCTGAAAAAATTCAATTGTATCAGTTAGAGGATCAGATAATGGCGGTGAAAAATCCAAATTTAAATTCTAACACCCCTGCCTCTGAACTTCCCATGAATTTGTCTTCAAGTTATTGGATTGATATGAACAATTACAATCAAATTTCAGCTGCAAAAAATGCAAGTATACCTATGCTGTTTCTTCAAGGACAAAGAGATTTCCAGGTAACATTAACTGATTTTTCAATATGGAAAAAAGAGCTTGAGGAATTGGAACAAGTAAGCTTTAAACTTTATGCTGAGTTAAATCACATGTTTATTGAAGGTTCTGGCATGAGCGTACCTAAGGAATATCTTATAAAAGGAAATGTTCCCGGTTATGTTATTACTGATATTTCTAAATGGTTAAAAAATAGAAAGTTAGATGATAAACATTAAATTAACAATGAATAAAAAAACAGGCACACTACTAAAAGATGCCTGTTTTTTAAATTGGTTTTTACAGTTTGACCATTAATCCAATGTACATTCCATAAGTTTGCATTCTTGAATTTTCAGCCACAACTTGAAATTGATCCTGGTTAACAGTAATATCTGTAGCGCCAACATCAAGGATCCCTTGAGTTCCTCTAAAGCCTAAGTTAATATGTAACCATTTGGTTTGGCCAATACCAAAGTCAACACCGGCTCCATAGGCAATACCTACATCCAAGGGGTTAACCTCCACCACTGCAACGGCAGTAGTTGGACCATTTCCATTACCAGTAACATCTGTACTTGCACCGGTATTTATTCCTATATAAGGACCTGCAGTAACATTAAGGTTAACTGGCCTTCCATAATTGGTGTTAAAAGAAATTAAAATAGGAACATTTATATAGGACAAATCTACTCTTCTTGTTCTGGCATCATCAGTAAATTCATATGCCTGTCTCATTACATTTACCTCAAAGTGGGTTCCAAAATAATTATTAAAATAGTAGTTTAAACTCCCTCCAAATCCATGGGCAATATCATATTTGGCAGATATTGTTTGCTCATTTTCCATTCTAAAATCAAGGCGGCCTAAGCTAGGTTGATATTTTGCACCTAAGTGAAATCCTCTTTGAGAGGGAGTTTCCCTAACCACATAAGTAGGATCCTGTATATCTG belongs to Bacteroidota bacterium and includes:
- a CDS encoding PorT family protein; its protein translation is MKTIRIISALLLVMLFTNITRAQQVEKDETSTNVNLTKTSTFNPEISSDIQDPTYVVRETPSQRGFHLGAKYQPSLGRLDFRMENEQTISAKYDIAHGFGGSLNYYFNNYFGTHFEVNVMRQAYEFTDDARTRRVDLSYINVPILISFNTNYGRPVNLNVTAGPYIGINTGASTDVTGNGNGPTTAVAVVEVNPLDVGIAYGAGVDFGIGQTKWLHINLGFRGTQGILDVGATDITVNQDQFQVVAENSRMQTYGMYIGLMVKL